A window of the Butyricimonas faecalis genome harbors these coding sequences:
- a CDS encoding HAD family hydrolase: MNKKHLMSGIVIVLLLFITPSITAQTYREIKGWSKEINERIETFLNTTLTMNIRKVAVFDGDGTVVGQAPHYLADEALYRYADKFYKGKSDKFSKEKMAILNRMVKDGNNVGKAYVEDRAHFLAGMTPEEVANLGYDCYVESYQGKFYPEMKQLIANLKEYGFEVWILTASPEFLYQKFLSEELGIPEVNILGMKSVVVNGVLTNEIVLPIPQDDGKANVIPTFIKTRPLVVGGNSRGDMDMLNQSCGLKIVVNPDDKTVRGPEDGPMNGLTVKGYWEKEGAVIVRCNDVRDPKVRFHTSEWGIRENAINPKE; encoded by the coding sequence ATGAATAAAAAACATTTGATGAGTGGGATAGTGATTGTATTATTACTATTTATTACACCCTCGATCACCGCACAAACTTACCGGGAGATCAAGGGATGGTCAAAAGAAATCAATGAACGTATCGAAACATTTTTGAATACGACGCTGACCATGAATATTCGTAAAGTTGCAGTATTTGATGGGGATGGAACCGTGGTAGGTCAAGCACCTCACTACTTGGCTGATGAGGCGTTGTATCGTTATGCCGATAAATTTTACAAGGGTAAGAGCGATAAATTTTCCAAGGAGAAAATGGCAATTCTCAACCGGATGGTAAAAGACGGTAATAATGTAGGAAAGGCTTATGTTGAGGATCGTGCACATTTTTTGGCAGGCATGACTCCGGAGGAAGTTGCAAATTTAGGATACGATTGTTATGTAGAATCATATCAAGGAAAGTTTTACCCGGAAATGAAACAGCTTATCGCCAATTTGAAAGAGTATGGATTTGAAGTTTGGATACTGACAGCTTCTCCCGAGTTTTTGTATCAAAAATTTTTATCTGAGGAGTTGGGAATCCCCGAAGTAAATATTCTCGGGATGAAGTCTGTCGTGGTAAACGGAGTGTTGACAAATGAAATCGTACTGCCAATTCCGCAAGATGATGGAAAAGCGAATGTTATCCCGACATTCATTAAAACTCGCCCGCTTGTAGTGGGAGGAAATAGTCGGGGAGATATGGATATGTTGAATCAATCTTGTGGTTTGAAGATCGTCGTAAATCCGGATGACAAGACGGTACGTGGTCCAGAAGATGGTCCGATGAATGGTCTCACTGTAAAAGGGTATTGGGAAAAAGAAGGCGCTGTGATCGTTCGGTGTAATGATGTCAGAGATCCCAAAGTACGATTCCATACTTCAGAGTGGGGAATTAGAGAAAACGCGATTAATCCTAAAGAATAA
- a CDS encoding 3'-5' exonuclease translates to MEYKTKISEEEIEELPNFTFDGEIIVIDHEDKVDAAVDDLLSYSHIGFDTETKPAFKKGVTHHVGLLQLATDKRVYLFRLNKCGLPESLQELLANENIMKIGVGIRDDIRGLRKLANFTPASFLDLQIFAKAFGIEEMSFSKLMSIIFKVKISKRQRTSNWEAPRLTPAQLHYAATDAWGALKMYKALRSGNSQLQQVS, encoded by the coding sequence ATGGAATACAAGACGAAGATCAGCGAAGAAGAAATAGAAGAATTACCAAACTTTACGTTTGACGGGGAGATCATCGTGATTGATCATGAGGATAAAGTGGATGCAGCCGTGGACGATTTATTATCCTACTCACACATCGGATTCGACACGGAAACCAAACCGGCATTCAAAAAAGGGGTAACACATCACGTAGGCCTGTTACAACTGGCCACTGACAAACGGGTATATTTATTCCGTTTGAACAAATGCGGCCTGCCCGAATCGCTACAGGAGCTTTTGGCCAATGAAAACATAATGAAAATCGGCGTTGGGATACGCGATGACATTCGAGGACTCAGAAAACTAGCCAATTTCACCCCGGCAAGCTTTCTGGATTTACAGATATTTGCCAAGGCTTTCGGCATAGAAGAGATGTCATTCTCTAAATTAATGTCCATTATTTTCAAAGTGAAAATATCCAAACGACAACGGACATCAAACTGGGAAGCTCCACGATTAACCCCGGCTCAATTACACTATGCGGCAACCGACGCATGGGGGGCACTAAAAATGTACAAGGCATTAAGATCCGGAAACAGCCAGTTGCAGCAAGTATCCTAG
- a CDS encoding nucleotidyltransferase family protein, which translates to MNLIELNIDQIIALCKKYKVNKLFVFGSILTDRFNKESDVDFIVNFDKAQVTDYFSNFFDLKYALEDILGREVDLLEEHAIRNHYLKENIEQTKALIYG; encoded by the coding sequence ATGAATTTAATTGAATTAAATATCGATCAAATAATTGCCTTATGCAAAAAATACAAGGTGAATAAATTATTTGTCTTCGGTTCTATTCTCACCGATCGATTCAATAAAGAGAGCGATGTCGATTTTATCGTTAATTTTGACAAAGCACAAGTAACAGATTATTTCAGTAATTTTTTTGATCTGAAATATGCCTTGGAAGATATTCTGGGAAGAGAAGTCGATTTACTGGAAGAACATGCCATTCGTAACCATTACTTGAAAGAAAATATAGAGCAAACCAAAGCGTTAATATATGGATAA
- a CDS encoding HepT-like ribonuclease domain-containing protein: MDNFTKKHLQDILNAIDDIETFFDGQPKLFEEFCRDIRLQRAIERCIEIIGEAMNRILKENKDLAITNARKIVDARNYIIHGYDSLSVDILWSIVVNHLPHLKSEVKKLLQE; this comes from the coding sequence ATGGATAACTTTACCAAGAAACATTTGCAAGATATACTCAATGCGATTGATGACATTGAAACTTTCTTCGATGGGCAACCGAAATTATTTGAAGAATTCTGTAGAGATATACGTTTACAAAGAGCGATCGAGAGATGTATTGAAATTATCGGTGAGGCGATGAACAGAATATTAAAGGAAAACAAGGATCTTGCCATCACAAATGCTCGCAAGATCGTGGATGCTCGCAACTATATTATACATGGTTATGATAGTCTTTCCGTGGATATTCTTTGGAGTATTGTTGTCAATCACCTGCCCCATTTAAAAAGTGAAGTAAAGAAGTTACTGCAAGAATAA
- a CDS encoding YncE family protein translates to MNKLFFALALLFIGMSASAQHLGTEYRLKRVIPVAGRQGIAIDSNYYYVSDTKVLYKYDKQGNLIMKNDQPFQDPKIANHFGDIDVYNGEIYCGIEKFEYGRGYNIAVSIYDAETLKWKRDLPWSPESGQVEVSGLAVDREKNMVWMSDWVDSRYVYCYSLETGQYYTKMQCRPTPYWCQGIFIADGKMLFTSDDGESLYNIPDNIYVADITEVHFTGLQEGTEVVKDTPFSVKLDKNGKPVMRKGKIAAGAKAGRVELFREMSDFRRAGEIEGLSIDPVNDDLVVLNNRGTLIVLGMSQGPFKEEGYTGEIHELYIYEKVK, encoded by the coding sequence ATGAATAAATTATTTTTCGCTCTGGCATTACTTTTTATTGGAATGTCTGCAAGTGCTCAGCATCTAGGAACTGAGTATCGTTTGAAAAGAGTTATTCCCGTGGCAGGACGTCAAGGAATAGCCATTGACAGTAATTATTACTATGTGTCTGATACTAAAGTTCTTTACAAATATGATAAGCAAGGTAATCTTATCATGAAGAATGATCAACCGTTCCAGGATCCTAAGATAGCCAATCACTTTGGTGATATTGACGTGTATAATGGCGAGATCTATTGTGGAATTGAGAAATTCGAATACGGACGTGGTTACAATATTGCCGTGTCTATTTATGACGCAGAGACTTTAAAGTGGAAGCGTGATCTTCCTTGGTCTCCTGAATCAGGACAAGTAGAGGTGTCCGGTCTTGCTGTGGATCGTGAGAAGAATATGGTTTGGATGTCAGACTGGGTAGATAGCCGTTACGTGTATTGCTATAGTCTTGAAACAGGGCAATACTACACGAAAATGCAATGTCGTCCGACCCCCTATTGGTGTCAGGGAATCTTCATCGCAGATGGAAAAATGCTTTTTACTTCAGATGATGGAGAATCTTTGTACAATATTCCTGACAATATTTATGTTGCAGACATCACAGAAGTACATTTTACCGGTTTGCAGGAAGGAACTGAAGTGGTTAAAGACACTCCGTTCAGCGTGAAACTTGACAAAAACGGAAAGCCTGTGATGCGTAAAGGTAAAATTGCAGCCGGGGCAAAGGCCGGAAGAGTTGAGTTATTCCGTGAAATGAGTGATTTCCGTCGTGCTGGAGAAATTGAAGGTCTTTCAATTGACCCGGTAAATGATGATTTGGTTGTATTAAATAATCGTGGTACGTTGATTGTTCTTGGTATGTCACAAGGTCCGTTCAAAGAAGAGGGGTATACTGGAGAGATTCACGAACTTTATATCTACGAGAAAGTAAAATAA
- a CDS encoding 4Fe-4S binding protein, whose protein sequence is MKKNLWRHVLQLGVIAVIAGFILKVFVGGGPANVEAYCPFGGLQSLVTYLNSNTLACSMSMVQIMMGVTLAIGVILFSKLFCGYLCPLGTVTEWMAVLRKKMKININISTGSVVDKILRAIKYILLFWIFYMTISSSELFCKNFDPYYAIATGFKGELTAWMASISIVCLFLGNLFINMFWCKYICPLGALSNVFKFTLTFLGLLILSLILGRFGLPMQWYWLLGASCVIGYIFEIVYHKSKVFPLLHITRDDEKCTHCGLCSKKCPHQIDVANLKVVKDIDCTLCGECMGTCNKNALQINRKPAFRWLPAILVVVLFFVGLWMGTHWELPTIDERWGDPAKLEHLESFERDGMRTVKCYGSSKAFAARMKNVPGVYGVTTYVNRFAVVVYYNPDETSKEKVENAMFTPVKRKLNTPPAEMEQLKVITLGVEKLFDKMDVTFLGNIIREKEGFYGIQTEYDCPVKVKLFMDINKPIDKKELSSIIETREFEMQVHGGGIKKVECDYELVNISNQVDTIGRQEFLEMMFPATNSRFQIALKKYGEDAATAVYEMPYPGLDKPLVQRQVPYLGSFLSTQDGVMGFATALNGDTPVIRITYVKDVLDDDKIWEILQTPKWKIHYTNGTTKEIDATLTFKTPGKTVE, encoded by the coding sequence ATGAAGAAAAACTTATGGAGACATGTACTGCAATTGGGTGTAATTGCGGTTATTGCCGGATTCATTTTAAAAGTATTCGTCGGAGGCGGGCCGGCCAATGTCGAAGCCTATTGTCCGTTCGGGGGACTGCAATCTCTCGTAACTTACCTGAATTCAAACACACTGGCATGCAGCATGTCAATGGTGCAGATCATGATGGGAGTAACCTTGGCAATCGGCGTTATTCTTTTCAGCAAACTATTCTGCGGCTACCTCTGCCCTCTGGGTACGGTAACGGAATGGATGGCCGTTTTACGCAAAAAAATGAAGATAAACATCAACATCTCCACAGGTTCAGTTGTAGATAAAATTTTGAGAGCCATCAAGTATATCCTGTTATTCTGGATATTTTACATGACCATCTCAAGTAGCGAATTATTCTGTAAAAACTTTGACCCATACTACGCTATTGCAACCGGGTTCAAAGGCGAACTTACCGCGTGGATGGCGTCGATTTCTATAGTCTGCCTATTCCTGGGGAATTTGTTCATCAATATGTTCTGGTGTAAATACATCTGTCCTCTCGGGGCATTAAGCAACGTGTTCAAATTCACGCTTACCTTCTTGGGATTGTTAATACTCTCATTGATTTTAGGCCGTTTCGGGCTACCGATGCAATGGTATTGGTTACTCGGTGCAAGCTGTGTAATCGGTTACATTTTCGAGATCGTTTACCACAAGAGCAAAGTATTCCCATTACTCCACATTACCCGGGATGACGAAAAATGTACCCACTGCGGCTTGTGTAGCAAAAAATGCCCGCACCAAATTGACGTGGCAAACTTGAAAGTCGTGAAAGACATTGATTGTACCTTATGTGGTGAATGTATGGGAACATGTAATAAAAATGCTTTACAGATAAACCGCAAACCGGCATTCCGATGGTTGCCCGCAATTCTAGTCGTTGTTCTCTTCTTCGTCGGACTGTGGATGGGTACCCATTGGGAATTGCCGACCATCGATGAACGTTGGGGAGATCCTGCAAAATTAGAACATTTGGAATCCTTCGAACGTGACGGCATGAGAACCGTGAAATGTTACGGTAGCTCCAAGGCATTTGCTGCCCGCATGAAAAACGTTCCGGGAGTTTACGGGGTAACGACCTACGTGAATCGATTCGCTGTCGTGGTTTACTATAACCCGGATGAGACAAGCAAAGAAAAAGTTGAAAACGCCATGTTTACCCCGGTAAAACGGAAACTGAACACGCCTCCAGCCGAAATGGAACAATTGAAAGTGATCACCTTGGGCGTTGAGAAACTATTCGACAAAATGGACGTGACCTTCTTGGGAAATATTATTCGTGAAAAAGAAGGCTTCTATGGCATCCAAACCGAATATGACTGTCCGGTAAAAGTGAAATTATTCATGGATATCAACAAACCGATCGATAAAAAAGAATTAAGCAGCATCATCGAAACCCGTGAATTCGAAATGCAGGTACATGGCGGTGGAATCAAGAAAGTAGAATGTGACTACGAGCTAGTAAACATCTCGAATCAAGTAGACACGATCGGTCGTCAGGAGTTCCTTGAAATGATGTTCCCGGCAACCAATTCTCGTTTCCAAATTGCCTTGAAAAAATACGGAGAAGATGCTGCCACGGCTGTTTACGAGATGCCCTACCCGGGATTGGATAAACCGTTAGTTCAGCGTCAAGTCCCCTATTTGGGAAGTTTCCTTTCCACTCAAGATGGCGTGATGGGATTCGCCACGGCATTGAACGGTGACACCCCGGTTATCCGGATCACGTACGTGAAGGATGTGCTAGACGATGACAAAATTTGGGAAATTCTTCAAACCCCGAAATGGAAAATCCATTACACGAACGGGACAACCAAAGAAATTGACGCCACCTTAACCTTCAAAACACCGGGTAAAACCGTAGAATAA
- a CDS encoding S46 family peptidase, with protein MKKTTFIKSIFATLLIVSSAFTTKADEGMWLIHLMAQTNYEAMKAKGVELSAEEIYSETTPSLKDAIVALDYGSCTGSMISKNGLMITNHHCAYDDIQKLSSLEHDYLKNGFWSKNQGEEIRIPGKTVMFLDRVIDVTDEYRKVLKSLEKDGEIIPYSSRRANSVIEKKYAKKGYEASCAAMLRGNKYYLFYYKVYEDVRLVAAPPTCFGAFGQDTDNWSWPQHKGDFAMYRVYGDKDGNPAKYSPDNQPITPKYVLPVSINGIKEGDYAMVLGYPGSTARYTPSFGVSEKINITNPAMIKVRDTKLAILREAMNADEKINIQYASKYFMNSNYWKYAIGECEYTKKYDVVGIKTAEETKLTAWINADPTRKAKYGNLIDELRACYAFAAPYAASAIYHREAIVNGADLTRLAMRFKGFESTMEKQGCCVLHKDCSQCKNLRHFCEQYFKDYDEQVDRKVFTAMIELYVNNIDPKFFPEEIGKLVKKFKGDYQKLTDYVYKNSVLATKDRMFAWLDKGVDKKTIDKDPAYLISKSTQAKNYELRDYLKDNTQKIGALRTLYVEALVEMNKGTVLPPDANSTMRITYGTVGGYSPKDGVTYDYRSSIDGYKEKYIENDPEFNLNPDCWAAIQKGDWGRYADKDGKLYTGFATNLDITGGNSGSPVINAKGELIGLAYDGNWESMAGDLYYNPKYNKCVCVDIRFVLWMIDKYAGASNLLKEISIVE; from the coding sequence ATGAAGAAAACAACATTTATCAAAAGTATTTTTGCTACGCTCTTAATTGTAAGCAGTGCGTTTACAACAAAGGCAGACGAAGGAATGTGGTTGATCCATCTCATGGCTCAAACCAATTACGAGGCGATGAAAGCCAAGGGTGTAGAACTCTCTGCAGAAGAAATATATAGCGAAACCACTCCTTCTTTAAAGGATGCCATCGTGGCCCTGGATTACGGAAGTTGCACGGGAAGCATGATCTCCAAAAACGGTTTGATGATCACGAATCACCATTGTGCTTACGATGATATTCAAAAGTTGAGCAGCCTTGAACACGATTACCTAAAAAATGGTTTTTGGTCAAAAAATCAAGGCGAAGAAATTCGCATCCCGGGTAAAACCGTCATGTTTTTGGATCGGGTGATCGATGTCACAGACGAATACCGGAAAGTACTGAAAAGCTTAGAAAAAGATGGCGAAATCATCCCTTACTCATCCAGAAGAGCCAACTCCGTGATCGAGAAGAAATACGCGAAGAAAGGGTATGAAGCCTCATGTGCGGCCATGTTACGCGGTAACAAATATTACTTATTTTACTATAAAGTGTACGAGGATGTGCGACTCGTAGCAGCTCCTCCCACTTGTTTCGGGGCATTTGGACAAGACACGGACAACTGGTCATGGCCACAGCACAAAGGAGATTTTGCCATGTACCGGGTGTATGGTGACAAGGATGGAAATCCGGCAAAATACTCTCCCGACAATCAACCGATCACACCGAAATACGTGTTACCCGTGTCTATAAACGGGATTAAGGAAGGTGACTACGCCATGGTCTTGGGTTACCCGGGATCAACTGCCCGCTACACGCCATCCTTTGGGGTAAGCGAGAAAATCAACATCACGAACCCCGCCATGATCAAGGTGCGGGACACGAAATTAGCGATCCTGCGAGAAGCCATGAATGCCGACGAGAAGATCAACATCCAGTACGCTTCCAAATACTTCATGAACAGCAACTACTGGAAATATGCCATTGGCGAATGTGAGTACACGAAAAAATATGATGTAGTCGGAATCAAAACAGCAGAGGAGACCAAACTAACCGCATGGATCAATGCAGACCCGACACGCAAAGCTAAATATGGTAACCTGATCGATGAACTTCGAGCTTGTTACGCCTTCGCCGCTCCCTATGCGGCCTCGGCTATCTATCACCGGGAAGCTATCGTAAACGGGGCTGACTTGACTCGTTTGGCCATGCGTTTTAAAGGCTTCGAAAGTACCATGGAAAAACAAGGGTGTTGTGTCCTGCACAAAGATTGTTCCCAATGCAAAAATCTAAGACACTTTTGCGAACAATATTTCAAGGATTACGACGAACAGGTAGACCGCAAGGTCTTCACGGCTATGATTGAATTATACGTGAATAACATCGACCCGAAATTCTTTCCGGAAGAAATTGGTAAACTGGTGAAAAAATTCAAAGGAGACTACCAGAAATTGACAGACTACGTTTACAAAAATTCTGTACTAGCAACGAAAGACCGTATGTTTGCTTGGTTGGACAAGGGGGTTGACAAAAAAACGATCGACAAAGACCCCGCATATTTAATCTCGAAGTCCACACAAGCGAAAAACTACGAGTTACGCGATTATTTAAAAGATAACACTCAGAAAATAGGTGCTTTACGCACGCTTTACGTGGAGGCCCTTGTAGAGATGAACAAGGGAACCGTGCTTCCCCCGGATGCCAACTCAACAATGCGAATCACCTACGGAACGGTTGGCGGTTACTCTCCAAAAGACGGAGTTACCTATGATTACCGTTCTTCCATCGATGGCTACAAAGAAAAATACATAGAAAACGACCCGGAATTCAACTTGAACCCGGACTGCTGGGCCGCTATCCAAAAAGGAGATTGGGGACGCTATGCCGATAAAGACGGCAAACTTTATACCGGATTTGCCACAAATCTCGACATCACGGGAGGAAATTCCGGTAGCCCGGTAATCAATGCCAAGGGAGAATTAATCGGATTGGCCTATGACGGGAATTGGGAATCTATGGCCGGAGACCTCTATTATAACCCGAAATATAATAAATGTGTATGCGTTGACATTCGTTTTGTTCTGTGGATGATAGACAAATACGCGGGGGCTTCAAATTTACTAAAAGAAATTAGCATTGTTGAATAA
- a CDS encoding porin encodes MKKNYLLNVLVLCCTLFVCTIARAESDKDEPSNTKSEAAQISNDDLAKQVNKLLSILPKFSGYIQTGYNWGDKNGDNRSSFQLKRMRLIIDKKVSKTFDFRAQLECFSGSVDNSAYKKKVITVMDAFVNAHITDALHFRAGQYYLPLGFENYDISPATLETVDFSNICYRMVCRNAISSPDLIDYGRDLGVMAYGDLFKSKDQKFSYLSYQLSLTNGYLPTLNDDNKSKDFVGRITIRPIEKLRIIGCYNWGEYKGLNENNEVKNYLPMNRFITGAWYYDPNGLDVRAEYGHIQSDDANVKEDGFYVLAAYKLGKFLPVVRYDMYRDKAVKTSANNKDNFLLGCTYEVIKDVKFQLNYIISTYPDKVKDAGTKTGTGNSLQLMCLLKF; translated from the coding sequence ATGAAAAAAAACTATTTATTAAATGTATTGGTGTTATGTTGTACTCTTTTTGTATGTACAATTGCTCGGGCCGAGTCTGATAAAGACGAACCTTCTAACACGAAAAGCGAGGCTGCGCAAATCAGCAACGACGATCTTGCGAAACAAGTAAATAAACTGTTATCCATATTGCCGAAATTCTCCGGTTATATTCAAACTGGTTATAACTGGGGAGACAAGAATGGTGATAATAGGTCGTCATTTCAATTGAAACGTATGCGTTTGATCATTGATAAAAAAGTTTCAAAAACATTTGATTTCCGCGCCCAACTAGAGTGTTTCTCGGGATCAGTAGATAATTCTGCTTACAAGAAAAAAGTGATTACTGTAATGGATGCCTTTGTTAATGCTCACATCACAGATGCTTTGCATTTTCGTGCAGGTCAATACTATTTACCACTTGGTTTCGAGAATTATGATATTTCCCCGGCTACTTTGGAGACGGTAGATTTTTCTAATATTTGCTATCGTATGGTGTGTCGTAACGCGATCTCTTCACCAGATCTTATTGATTATGGTCGCGATCTTGGAGTAATGGCTTATGGAGATCTTTTCAAGAGTAAAGATCAGAAATTTAGTTATTTGAGTTACCAATTATCTTTGACGAATGGTTATCTTCCGACGTTGAATGATGATAATAAATCAAAAGATTTCGTGGGTCGGATCACGATTCGTCCGATAGAAAAATTACGTATCATCGGTTGTTATAACTGGGGTGAATACAAAGGTTTGAACGAAAACAACGAGGTGAAGAATTACCTCCCGATGAATCGTTTCATCACTGGTGCTTGGTATTATGATCCGAATGGTCTTGATGTTCGTGCAGAGTACGGTCACATTCAAAGTGATGATGCTAACGTGAAAGAAGATGGCTTCTACGTGCTTGCTGCTTATAAATTAGGTAAATTTTTACCGGTAGTGCGTTATGACATGTATCGTGACAAAGCCGTTAAGACATCTGCAAACAACAAGGATAATTTCCTTTTAGGTTGTACTTATGAAGTGATCAAAGATGTTAAATTCCAATTGAATTATATCATCTCAACTTATCCGGACAAAGTGAAAGATGCAGGAACAAAAACCGGCACCGGTAATAGCTTGCAACTCATGTGTCTTCTTAAATTCTAA
- a CDS encoding hybrid sensor histidine kinase/response regulator, with amino-acid sequence MHIDHSEYTILLADDSVSNLEKMTSLLAGENFKLLSTLEANEVFLLAKLRLPDMIIIRLALEEGKGVTVVHQLKQSVLTKQIPILYMTIPTRYDDFREVADYEGVEFISRPLSKRELILRINNQLLLLESQRIIERQNERIQRESRSKDKLYSVIAHDLRAPIGTLKMILEAIDHQKEKIPDDNMKHLIKMLQETTDEAFLLLENLLLWSNSQNGLLQPYGQAFSFTEAAKEVIVLQENIAEAKGVEICNHIDQPFTGYADVNMMKTVLRNLLSNAIKFSYAGGRIDVDCKEKNGFLEVAVKDRGQGISEEHQQGLLDDGLHFISYGTQKEKGSGLGLQLCKDFVKMNHGKLWFESKEGEGSTFYFSMPLSESL; translated from the coding sequence ATGCATATAGATCATAGCGAATATACAATCCTTTTGGCTGACGATTCTGTTTCGAATTTGGAAAAGATGACAAGCTTGCTGGCCGGAGAGAATTTTAAATTGTTGTCTACTCTGGAGGCGAATGAGGTGTTTCTACTTGCAAAGTTGAGGTTGCCGGATATGATTATTATTCGCTTGGCACTAGAGGAAGGGAAGGGGGTTACGGTTGTACATCAGTTGAAACAAAGTGTACTGACTAAACAGATCCCAATTCTCTACATGACGATTCCCACTCGTTATGACGATTTTCGGGAAGTGGCCGATTACGAGGGGGTGGAGTTTATTTCTCGACCGTTGAGTAAGAGAGAGTTGATTCTGCGAATAAATAATCAATTGCTTTTACTGGAATCTCAGCGTATTATCGAGAGGCAGAATGAACGAATCCAGCGTGAGTCCCGTTCAAAAGATAAGCTATATTCCGTCATCGCCCATGATTTGCGAGCTCCGATCGGTACGCTTAAAATGATTCTTGAAGCGATTGATCACCAGAAGGAGAAAATTCCGGATGATAATATGAAGCATCTTATCAAAATGTTGCAAGAGACTACAGATGAGGCTTTCTTGTTGCTGGAAAATTTGTTGCTATGGAGTAATAGTCAAAATGGGTTATTACAGCCGTACGGGCAGGCATTTTCTTTCACTGAGGCGGCAAAGGAGGTGATCGTGTTGCAGGAGAATATTGCAGAGGCGAAGGGGGTCGAGATTTGCAATCATATTGATCAACCTTTTACCGGGTATGCGGATGTGAATATGATGAAGACTGTATTGCGTAATTTATTATCCAACGCGATTAAATTCAGTTACGCGGGAGGGAGGATTGATGTGGATTGCAAGGAAAAAAACGGTTTTTTGGAGGTAGCAGTGAAAGATAGAGGGCAGGGAATCAGTGAGGAGCATCAACAGGGGTTGCTGGATGATGGCTTACATTTTATTTCTTATGGAACGCAGAAAGAGAAGGGGAGTGGGTTGGGGTTACAACTCTGTAAGGATTTCGTGAAAATGAATCACGGAAAATTGTGGTTTGAATCGAAAGAGGGGGAAGGCTCCACGTTTTATTTTTCCATGCCTCTGAGCGAGAGTTTATAA
- a CDS encoding DUF5063 domain-containing protein, whose product MDDLQHIGYSREVIEFVAVAKEFCSYLEGSHEEEPSELLSKLQKFIPLIYLKGSLLPSCESDNLGMIEEVVTEEDYNALLATLSRILGEHDEYLEVFDDNMQYSEAPVVNSISEKLCDIYQDLKNFISAYRSGMIDVIEEALWQLNNSFELYWGKACASVLRAIHLAIYKVVDTDDSM is encoded by the coding sequence ATGGACGATTTACAACACATCGGATATAGCAGGGAGGTCATTGAATTCGTCGCCGTAGCAAAAGAATTTTGCAGTTATCTAGAAGGTTCCCACGAGGAAGAACCTAGCGAATTGCTTTCGAAGCTACAAAAGTTTATCCCGCTCATTTACCTGAAAGGAAGTCTGCTACCCTCGTGCGAAAGCGACAACCTCGGAATGATAGAAGAAGTGGTGACAGAAGAGGATTATAATGCATTACTTGCAACATTAAGTCGGATCCTTGGCGAGCATGACGAGTATCTAGAGGTTTTTGACGACAATATGCAATACAGTGAGGCTCCGGTCGTGAATTCGATTTCCGAGAAACTTTGTGATATTTACCAAGATTTGAAAAATTTCATTTCTGCATATCGCAGCGGGATGATCGATGTCATCGAGGAAGCATTATGGCAATTAAATAACAGTTTTGAATTATATTGGGGAAAGGCGTGTGCTAGCGTATTAAGGGCTATTCACTTAGCAATATACAAAGTTGTAGACACGGATGACTCCATGTAG